In the genome of Pseudomonas sp. P5_109, one region contains:
- a CDS encoding MauE/DoxX family redox-associated membrane protein — translation MVIGLLGEPVWLTAISVGMALLLGAAGWHKLRDTLGFKAVLQSYDVLAQGLVRPVALLLPWLEIGTAGGLLAFRQPFVVWLAAALLLTYALAMAQSLLQGRRIADCGCQAGARRQAVSWPLVWRNLILMLLTLNLLLPPSGRILVFYDWLVIGCVVLTGSAFYLLANTLIANQNSARELSL, via the coding sequence ATGGTGATCGGCCTGCTCGGCGAACCGGTCTGGTTGACCGCCATAAGTGTCGGCATGGCCCTGCTGCTGGGGGCTGCAGGCTGGCACAAATTACGCGACACGCTTGGGTTCAAGGCGGTGTTGCAGAGCTATGACGTGCTTGCGCAAGGGTTGGTTCGTCCAGTTGCCTTGCTGTTGCCATGGCTTGAGATAGGCACCGCCGGCGGGTTGCTGGCTTTCCGGCAGCCCTTCGTTGTGTGGCTCGCGGCGGCGTTGTTGCTGACCTATGCGCTTGCAATGGCGCAGAGCCTGTTGCAGGGCCGGCGCATTGCCGACTGCGGTTGCCAGGCAGGCGCCCGCCGCCAGGCAGTCAGTTGGCCATTGGTATGGCGCAACCTGATTCTCATGCTCCTCACCCTGAATCTGCTGCTGCCGCCGAGCGGCCGCATCCTGGTTTTCTACGATTGGCTGGTGATTGGCTGCGTGGTGCTTACCGGCAGCGCCTTCTACCTTCTGGCCAATACCCTGATTGCCAACCAAAACTCTGCCCGAGAACTCTCTCTATGA
- a CDS encoding amidohydrolase family protein, which produces MPDIDGSLRELEYTMDALKTDGIVIERNQHGIYPGDERLDPIFAELDRRKAELFIHPTSPNCPCCQRLTMGYPAPMIEFMFETSRAVTNMILKGTLDKFPNIRLITGATMPLLIDRIIEASTVIGLPEPLDSDHVFGLLRKLHFDLAGFPIPCQLELLLQIADPDK; this is translated from the coding sequence TTGCCGGATATCGACGGCTCGCTACGTGAGCTCGAATACACGATGGACGCTCTGAAAACAGACGGCATTGTCATCGAGCGCAACCAGCATGGGATTTATCCCGGTGACGAGCGCCTCGATCCGATCTTCGCGGAGCTCGATCGACGCAAAGCGGAGTTGTTCATTCATCCGACTTCGCCAAACTGTCCCTGTTGCCAAAGACTGACCATGGGTTATCCCGCGCCGATGATCGAGTTCATGTTCGAGACTAGCCGCGCGGTTACCAACATGATCCTCAAAGGCACGCTGGATAAATTCCCCAACATCCGACTGATCACCGGCGCCACAATGCCGCTGTTGATCGACCGAATCATCGAGGCGTCGACGGTGATCGGTTTACCGGAACCGCTGGATTCCGACCATGTGTTCGGGCTCCTGCGCAAACTGCATTTCGATCTGGCAGGCTTTCCTATTCCGTGTCAGTTGGAGCTGCTGTTGCAGATCGCCGATCCGGATAAGTAG
- a CDS encoding c-type cytochrome: MNKMTSLALLFLAPLATQATEAPTAALSATCAVCHGAEGQGNQALGAPRLAGQNVQYLARQLLNFKAGRRGYAQQDQAGQSMRAITLSLSEEQLASLAAHYAGLQLAKAPQSDSATAKVGAARYQDTCAACHGQFAQGYAHLQAPDLRILDGWYIDQQLNNYAQGWRGADEYSDIQGKWMQAIATQINNKERQAVVDFIGTLGVDPK, encoded by the coding sequence ATGAATAAGATGACCAGCCTGGCCTTACTGTTTCTGGCTCCGCTCGCCACCCAGGCGACGGAGGCGCCCACTGCAGCACTGAGTGCAACCTGTGCGGTGTGCCACGGCGCAGAAGGCCAGGGTAATCAGGCGTTGGGCGCACCGCGCCTGGCGGGGCAGAACGTACAATATCTGGCTCGTCAGCTGCTGAATTTCAAAGCCGGCCGGCGCGGTTACGCTCAACAGGATCAGGCGGGGCAGAGCATGCGTGCGATTACCCTGAGCCTCAGTGAAGAGCAGCTTGCCAGTCTGGCCGCGCACTACGCCGGTCTGCAACTGGCCAAGGCGCCACAGTCTGACAGTGCCACTGCCAAAGTTGGCGCAGCACGCTATCAGGATACCTGTGCGGCTTGCCACGGCCAATTTGCCCAAGGTTATGCACACCTGCAGGCACCTGATTTGCGAATCCTTGACGGCTGGTATATCGATCAGCAGCTGAACAATTACGCTCAGGGTTGGCGGGGGGCAGATGAGTATTCCGATATCCAGGGCAAGTGGATGCAAGCCATTGCTACCCAGATCAATAACAAAGAACGGCAAGCCGTGGTCGACTTCATAGGAACACTGGGTGTTGATCCAAAGTAA
- a CDS encoding methylamine dehydrogenase light chain produces the protein MTMENNWLDQVTEKLTRQTARSTSRRGFLGGLGTLLIGAGAFTLLPVYRNSAFASTGIAEEGNPNSCDYWRHCAIDGFLCGCCGGTASSCPPGTVKSDITWIGTCRNPTDGKDYVISYNDCCGKSNCGRCICQRDQGDTPIYRPQSSNDLNWCTGSQANVPYHCSLSVVIGVKEQ, from the coding sequence ATGACGATGGAAAACAATTGGCTTGATCAAGTGACCGAAAAACTCACCCGACAGACCGCTCGCAGCACGTCGCGTCGAGGTTTTCTCGGCGGCCTGGGCACCCTGTTGATCGGTGCGGGCGCCTTTACGCTGCTGCCGGTTTATCGCAACAGTGCCTTTGCCTCCACGGGCATTGCTGAAGAAGGCAATCCCAATAGCTGCGACTACTGGAGACATTGTGCGATCGACGGTTTTCTCTGTGGATGTTGCGGTGGCACGGCTAGCAGTTGTCCGCCTGGCACCGTGAAGTCGGACATCACCTGGATCGGCACCTGCCGAAACCCTACGGACGGCAAGGACTACGTCATTTCCTACAACGACTGTTGTGGCAAAAGTAATTGTGGGCGCTGCATCTGCCAGCGAGATCAGGGCGACACGCCGATCTATCGGCCGCAGAGCTCGAACGATCTCAATTGGTGTACCGGCAGCCAGGCGAATGTGCCTTATCACTGCTCGCTGTCGGTCGTGATAGGAGTGAAGGAACAATGA
- a CDS encoding helix-turn-helix domain-containing protein — protein sequence MDMAETQHLQRFADFLRFWRGVFGLSQEQLAEMVGTSTRHVSRLENGISKPSEVLTDHIADALKLGRRDRSHLRIAAGYATNEIAQDFHSPDLKWLRSAMLRTLQTLDPYPSTLTDGAGNILMVNKAWVGFYQDKVDTERLRQTVNLYDFLFNDGSDGALSEEWQDALSLVIMAFKQHVMLNGSDQENQTLKRILDYPNVPTDWKIRASRLEPRASFKVKIQHQGMVRGFYSVSQMVGALGPAAYMTEPRLSINTLYPEDAALSLEKLLLTPLEHPLLFY from the coding sequence ATGGACATGGCCGAGACACAACACTTACAGCGCTTTGCTGACTTTCTCAGGTTCTGGCGCGGAGTCTTCGGGCTGAGCCAGGAGCAACTGGCCGAAATGGTCGGCACCTCGACTCGACATGTCAGTCGCCTGGAAAACGGGATAAGCAAGCCAAGTGAGGTGCTGACCGACCACATCGCGGACGCGCTAAAGCTTGGCCGCAGGGATCGCAGCCATCTGCGCATTGCTGCGGGCTACGCGACCAATGAAATAGCGCAGGACTTTCACAGCCCGGATCTCAAGTGGTTAAGGTCTGCAATGCTCAGAACATTGCAGACACTGGATCCGTATCCATCCACCCTGACTGATGGCGCGGGCAATATCCTGATGGTCAACAAGGCCTGGGTAGGCTTCTATCAGGACAAAGTCGATACCGAGCGGCTCAGGCAAACTGTCAACTTGTATGACTTTCTGTTCAACGACGGCAGCGATGGCGCGCTGAGCGAGGAATGGCAAGACGCATTGTCGTTGGTGATCATGGCGTTCAAGCAGCATGTCATGCTCAACGGCAGCGATCAGGAAAATCAGACCCTGAAGCGCATTCTTGACTACCCCAACGTTCCAACTGACTGGAAAATACGCGCCTCCAGACTCGAGCCCAGAGCCAGCTTCAAAGTCAAAATTCAGCATCAGGGAATGGTCAGGGGCTTCTATAGTGTCAGCCAGATGGTTGGCGCACTTGGCCCGGCGGCCTACATGACCGAACCTAGGCTCAGCATCAACACCCTCTATCCCGAAGATGCCGCACTGAGCCTTGAAAAGCTGCTGCTTACCCCCCTAGAACATCCCCTGCTGTTCTACTGA
- the mauD gene encoding methylamine dehydrogenase accessory protein MauD — protein sequence MIEALVVAISLSWLAIIGLLVTVLALTRQIGLLHERIRPVGALSLGKVIKVGDEAPVFNLPSLTGGALSLAGVDAGGLSTLLFFLSPTCPVCKTLLPVLKSAQAKERAWLRVILASDGDEAEQLSFIRREGLNEFAYLLSPEVGMAYQIAKLPYGVLIDASGKVTAHGLINTREHLDSLFEAKSLGYATVQQFHAAHG from the coding sequence ATGATTGAAGCACTGGTTGTTGCCATTAGCCTTTCCTGGTTGGCCATCATCGGTTTGTTGGTGACGGTGCTGGCCCTGACCCGGCAAATTGGTCTGCTGCACGAACGCATCCGCCCGGTAGGGGCGCTGTCGCTGGGCAAGGTGATCAAGGTCGGGGATGAGGCGCCAGTCTTCAATCTGCCGAGCCTGACCGGCGGTGCATTGAGTCTGGCTGGCGTCGATGCTGGCGGACTCTCGACACTGCTGTTCTTCCTTTCGCCGACGTGCCCGGTGTGCAAGACCTTGCTGCCGGTGCTCAAGTCGGCCCAGGCAAAGGAACGTGCCTGGCTGCGCGTGATCCTGGCCAGTGATGGTGACGAAGCCGAACAGTTGTCCTTCATTCGGCGTGAAGGGCTGAATGAGTTTGCGTATTTGCTCTCTCCCGAGGTTGGCATGGCTTACCAGATCGCCAAGCTGCCCTATGGGGTGTTGATTGATGCCTCGGGCAAGGTGACCGCACACGGCCTGATCAATACCCGCGAACATCTGGACAGCCTGTTCGAGGCGAAAAGCCTCGGCTACGCCACGGTTCAACAATTTCATGCGGCACATGGCTGA
- a CDS encoding SDR family NAD(P)-dependent oxidoreductase yields MSQQSIDFTGRVAIVTGAGNGLGRSHALALARRGAKVVVNDLGGARDGAGNSLQAADEVVAQIQAMGGEAIANGANVANFSEVEAMVAQVMERWGRVDILLNNAGILRDKSFSRMDLADFRLVMDVHLMGSVNCTKAVWEIMRAQNYGRIVMTTSSSGLYGNFGQSNYGAAKMAVVGLMNTLALEGQKHDIRVNALAPTAATRMTEDLLDKTVLELLTPESVTAGALMLCHEGAPQRTILCAGAGGYATTRIFETNGVFLPPALQTPESVLATWDVICDTTDQCALEAGFKQTEKFLSKAAASFGNQ; encoded by the coding sequence ATGAGTCAGCAAAGTATCGATTTCACTGGGCGTGTCGCCATCGTCACCGGAGCCGGAAACGGACTCGGACGCTCCCATGCGCTGGCATTGGCCAGGCGCGGTGCCAAGGTGGTGGTGAATGATCTGGGAGGCGCCCGTGACGGCGCGGGTAACTCGTTGCAGGCTGCAGACGAGGTGGTTGCGCAAATCCAGGCCATGGGCGGCGAAGCCATTGCCAACGGCGCCAATGTTGCCAACTTTTCTGAAGTCGAGGCGATGGTCGCGCAGGTCATGGAGCGTTGGGGGCGGGTCGATATTCTGCTCAACAACGCCGGAATACTTCGCGATAAAAGCTTCTCCAGGATGGACCTGGCCGACTTCAGGCTGGTGATGGACGTGCACCTGATGGGCTCGGTCAACTGCACCAAGGCCGTCTGGGAAATCATGCGGGCGCAGAACTATGGGCGAATTGTCATGACCACCTCCTCTTCCGGTCTCTACGGCAATTTCGGTCAGTCGAATTACGGTGCGGCCAAGATGGCGGTTGTAGGGCTCATGAATACTTTGGCGCTGGAGGGACAGAAACACGATATCCGGGTCAATGCGCTGGCCCCCACTGCCGCCACTCGCATGACCGAAGATCTATTGGACAAGACGGTACTTGAACTCTTGACCCCTGAGTCGGTTACCGCAGGCGCGCTAATGCTGTGCCACGAGGGAGCACCGCAGCGCACGATCCTCTGTGCCGGTGCAGGTGGCTATGCCACTACGCGGATTTTCGAGACCAATGGCGTGTTCCTCCCACCTGCCTTGCAGACCCCTGAGAGTGTGCTGGCGACCTGGGACGTTATCTGTGACACCACAGATCAATGCGCCCTGGAGGCGGGCTTCAAGCAGACAGAGAAGTTCCTGTCCAAGGCTGCCGCCAGCTTCGGCAATCAATGA
- a CDS encoding helix-turn-helix domain-containing protein, with the protein MNTSGGLCSPTPLIATDPVVVSVAELHDVDDYGATLPGWSSEVQQLSNGFFAGRCSLVSFAGMQLFREITSQRMCVKFATKANSRSIALPLSLSQPALFSGTEVNHREIVCFAEDETFTYYTAHSSDLLTLSFDTDVFTAYADQIKDADVARSLDKTAFLKVMPDQAAQLQTFLQTVLTVLLNNPGALQHQHAQDSLTESIYTQVLKLLGNGDKLCAFAMPKHRYALVARAREYLFHDPQGESFTIARLCHYLGVGSRTLEYAFQDVLGMTAVAYLRALRLNYVRQDIKSGGPQTSVLDIAARWGFWHPSHFSADYKRLFGDLPSETRRRYAS; encoded by the coding sequence GTGAACACCAGCGGCGGCCTTTGCTCCCCTACTCCATTGATCGCGACTGATCCCGTCGTCGTCAGCGTTGCAGAACTGCATGACGTTGATGACTATGGCGCGACCCTGCCTGGCTGGTCCAGCGAGGTCCAGCAGTTGAGCAACGGATTCTTTGCCGGACGCTGCAGCCTGGTGAGCTTTGCCGGCATGCAACTGTTTCGCGAAATCACCTCCCAGCGCATGTGCGTTAAGTTCGCCACCAAAGCCAATTCGCGCTCCATTGCCCTGCCGCTGTCGTTGTCCCAACCTGCCCTGTTCAGTGGCACCGAAGTCAATCACCGGGAAATCGTCTGCTTTGCCGAGGATGAAACCTTTACCTACTACACAGCACATTCAAGCGACTTGCTGACCCTGAGCTTCGATACTGACGTCTTCACTGCCTATGCAGATCAAATCAAAGATGCCGATGTCGCTCGCAGCCTTGATAAAACGGCCTTTCTAAAAGTCATGCCAGATCAGGCTGCGCAGCTGCAAACATTTCTGCAAACCGTACTGACCGTTCTGCTCAACAACCCAGGCGCCTTGCAGCACCAGCATGCACAGGACTCACTGACTGAATCCATTTACACACAAGTGCTCAAGTTGCTTGGCAACGGCGACAAACTGTGCGCATTCGCCATGCCCAAACATCGCTATGCCCTGGTTGCACGGGCGCGTGAATACCTGTTTCACGACCCCCAGGGTGAGAGCTTCACCATTGCCAGGCTTTGTCACTACCTGGGAGTTGGCTCACGCACCCTGGAATATGCATTCCAGGACGTCCTGGGCATGACCGCAGTGGCTTACTTACGCGCATTGCGACTCAACTATGTGCGGCAGGACATCAAGTCTGGCGGGCCACAGACTTCCGTGCTGGATATTGCTGCGCGCTGGGGATTTTGGCATCCGTCGCATTTCAGCGCAGATTACAAGCGCCTGTTCGGCGATCTGCCATCCGAGACGCGCCGACGTTATGCCAGTTAA
- a CDS encoding amine dehydrogenase large subunit yields MFKRLACYFMLGTSLQLPLALADIAVEQARVETLAAHDGQHWFWVWGNRAPTQLDGRAFLFDDSGKMLGQLDTGFWFNSLLPAQSRNELFSVETYFSRGTRGTRSDMVTVYDPLTLAPKREIPIPSKRINALGNTGLSVLSDDERFLLVLNFTPAQSISIVDLDADRFVSEVETPGCASIYPAGKRDFYAICGDGGFLHLRLGEQGQVLIQQRSKPLFDPLKDLLSTSASRIGDTWYFVSRESQVYAIQMGPDQLRVSRQWSLLSGDERKDDWRMSGIQHTAVHAASGRLFVLMHQGGPDTFQEPGTEVWVFDANQGKKIQTIKLAEQSISIGVSPGVQPRLYSVDWVLQMPWLASAWIYLTEGQDGVLRRLQQDINLYDVESGAHLRTITGLPYGYLNMVLPW; encoded by the coding sequence ATGTTCAAACGTTTAGCGTGCTATTTCATGCTGGGCACTTCACTGCAACTGCCCTTGGCACTGGCTGATATTGCGGTGGAGCAGGCCAGGGTCGAAACCCTGGCAGCCCATGACGGTCAGCATTGGTTCTGGGTATGGGGCAATCGAGCGCCGACGCAGCTCGATGGTCGAGCCTTTTTGTTCGATGACAGCGGCAAGATGCTGGGCCAGCTTGATACCGGCTTCTGGTTCAACAGCCTGTTGCCTGCGCAGTCGCGTAATGAGTTGTTTTCCGTCGAAACCTATTTCAGTCGCGGCACCCGTGGAACCCGCAGCGATATGGTGACGGTCTATGACCCGTTGACCCTCGCGCCCAAACGGGAGATCCCGATTCCGTCCAAGCGCATCAACGCCTTGGGCAATACGGGTTTGAGTGTGTTGTCGGACGACGAGCGTTTTCTCCTGGTGCTCAATTTTACCCCGGCGCAGTCCATCAGTATCGTCGATCTGGATGCCGATCGTTTTGTCAGCGAGGTGGAGACACCCGGCTGCGCCTCGATCTATCCGGCCGGCAAGCGTGACTTCTATGCCATCTGCGGCGACGGCGGATTTCTTCACCTGCGCCTGGGAGAACAAGGTCAGGTACTGATCCAGCAGCGCAGCAAACCGTTATTCGATCCGCTCAAGGATCTGCTGTCGACTTCGGCTTCGCGGATAGGTGACACCTGGTATTTCGTTTCTCGCGAAAGTCAGGTGTATGCCATTCAGATGGGCCCGGATCAGTTGCGCGTGTCCCGGCAGTGGTCGTTGCTTAGCGGGGATGAGCGCAAGGACGACTGGCGCATGAGCGGCATTCAGCACACCGCCGTACATGCAGCGAGCGGCCGATTGTTCGTGTTGATGCACCAAGGCGGGCCAGACACCTTCCAGGAACCGGGCACCGAAGTCTGGGTCTTCGATGCGAACCAGGGCAAAAAAATCCAGACCATCAAACTGGCGGAGCAGAGCATCTCTATCGGCGTCAGTCCCGGCGTCCAGCCACGACTTTACAGCGTGGACTGGGTGCTGCAGATGCCCTGGCTGGCCAGTGCCTGGATTTATTTAACCGAGGGCCAGGATGGTGTGCTGCGTCGTCTGCAGCAGGACATCAATCTTTACGATGTCGAGAGCGGTGCGCACCTGCGCACCATCACCGGGCTGCCTTATGGATATCTGAACATGGTGCTGCCATGGTGA
- a CDS encoding SDR family oxidoreductase, with protein sequence MQDLFSLQGRVALVTGGARGIGAMIARAYLQCGVKVYISSRNQDELANFTNAVASLGECVAIRADLSSLEGIEFLVDEIGKRESGLDILVNNAGATWGAEFSVYPEAGWDKVVDLNLKSPFFLTQRLLGLLKTAAKAETPSRVINIASVNGLVNPGVDNYAYSASKAGLIHLTRHLAVDLAPAHINVNAIAPGFFHTKMTAYAVEQDIGSIMATVPRGRLGNQDDMAGAAIFLASRASSWITGHTLALDGGLVAAAG encoded by the coding sequence ATGCAGGATCTATTCAGTTTGCAAGGTCGGGTGGCGCTGGTCACCGGTGGGGCGCGAGGGATTGGCGCGATGATCGCGCGGGCGTACCTGCAATGCGGGGTCAAGGTGTACATTTCATCGCGAAATCAGGATGAGCTGGCGAATTTTACCAACGCTGTTGCAAGCCTTGGCGAGTGCGTTGCGATCCGTGCTGACCTCTCCAGCCTGGAGGGCATCGAGTTTTTGGTCGATGAGATTGGCAAGCGTGAGTCCGGCCTGGACATCCTGGTTAACAATGCCGGCGCTACCTGGGGCGCGGAGTTTTCCGTGTATCCAGAGGCGGGTTGGGACAAGGTTGTGGATCTGAATCTGAAGTCACCGTTCTTTTTGACGCAGCGTCTGCTCGGGCTGCTCAAAACTGCGGCTAAAGCAGAGACTCCGTCCCGGGTGATCAATATTGCCTCGGTCAACGGCCTGGTAAATCCCGGAGTCGATAATTATGCGTACTCTGCCAGCAAGGCAGGCCTGATTCACCTGACCCGGCATCTCGCGGTTGATCTGGCTCCCGCTCATATCAATGTCAACGCCATCGCGCCCGGCTTTTTTCACACGAAAATGACGGCTTACGCGGTTGAGCAAGATATAGGCTCAATCATGGCCACGGTCCCGAGGGGGCGTCTTGGCAATCAGGACGATATGGCTGGCGCTGCCATCTTCCTGGCATCCAGGGCCTCTTCCTGGATCACCGGACATACGCTGGCGCTGGACGGTGGTCTGGTCGCAGCCGCCGGTTGA
- a CDS encoding acyl-CoA dehydrogenase produces MAASILNVRDLHFYLFELFDAQALTARPRYAEHSKETYLAAIETGRKIAQRYFLPIRQKVDVQQPTFDGKQVHMLPEIKPAIDAVIQSGLACPQADYELGGMQLPAIVASVATSFLSAAGSTTLGYTSLTNANCNLIEAHGTPEQVEKWVVPMRQGRFAGTMAMTEPSAGSGLADLTTSATRTEEGRYLISGNKIFISGGDHNLSENIVHLVLARIKGAPKGIKGVSLFIVPKYLVDETGAVGSRNDVSLAGLFHKMGGRGQTSCAINFGEQGGSIGYLVGEENQGIRYMFHMMNEARIMVGTSAALTALSGYQYSLDYAKERRQGRLPSSRDPLSAPVRIIEHADVRRMLLAQKAYAEGAYSLCLFGAQLADDVRTAPDEAERRSAKVLLDFLTPIIKSWPSEYGPRANSLAIQVLGGHGYTNEHPVEMFYRDNRLNSIHEGTYGVQSLDLLARKVPADNMAGYTNCISRMRDDIETATQHPALQEPAAALLVAIQVLEETTGAVLGGMQKLHIDLALANSVKYLELFGNVVVAWMWLKQGIAASAGLARDPHEDDRNFYLGKLQALKYFYAYELPEIQVWKQILCDFEDAFYMAREEWF; encoded by the coding sequence ATGGCGGCCTCCATACTAAACGTCAGAGATCTGCATTTCTATCTGTTCGAGTTGTTCGATGCGCAAGCCCTGACCGCCCGCCCGCGCTATGCCGAGCACAGCAAGGAAACTTATCTGGCGGCCATCGAAACCGGGCGCAAGATCGCGCAACGCTACTTCCTGCCAATCCGGCAGAAGGTGGATGTGCAACAGCCTACGTTCGACGGCAAGCAGGTGCACATGCTTCCCGAGATCAAGCCTGCAATCGATGCTGTTATCCAATCCGGGCTCGCTTGCCCGCAAGCCGATTATGAATTGGGTGGCATGCAATTGCCGGCCATTGTTGCAAGTGTGGCCACTTCTTTCCTGTCAGCTGCTGGCAGCACCACACTGGGTTACACCAGTCTGACCAATGCCAACTGCAATCTTATCGAGGCCCACGGCACGCCCGAACAGGTCGAGAAGTGGGTCGTGCCGATGCGTCAGGGCCGGTTCGCCGGAACCATGGCCATGACCGAGCCGTCGGCGGGCTCGGGGTTGGCAGACCTGACGACCAGCGCGACCAGGACTGAAGAGGGTCGTTACCTGATCTCTGGCAACAAGATCTTCATTTCTGGCGGTGATCACAACCTTAGCGAAAATATTGTTCACCTCGTCCTGGCAAGGATCAAAGGCGCGCCCAAGGGCATCAAGGGCGTATCCCTGTTCATTGTTCCCAAGTATCTGGTCGATGAAACAGGTGCGGTCGGCAGCCGCAATGATGTGAGCCTGGCTGGCTTGTTCCACAAGATGGGTGGGCGCGGGCAAACCTCCTGTGCGATCAACTTCGGTGAACAGGGCGGCTCGATCGGCTACCTGGTAGGTGAGGAGAATCAGGGTATTCGCTACATGTTCCACATGATGAATGAGGCACGCATCATGGTCGGAACCAGCGCCGCACTCACAGCTTTGAGCGGTTATCAGTACTCCCTCGACTACGCGAAGGAGCGGCGACAGGGGCGTTTACCTTCGTCCAGGGATCCGCTCTCTGCGCCCGTGCGAATCATTGAGCATGCGGATGTGCGGCGCATGCTGTTGGCACAAAAGGCCTATGCCGAAGGTGCCTATAGCCTGTGTCTGTTTGGTGCACAACTGGCTGACGACGTGCGCACTGCTCCTGACGAGGCCGAGCGCAGAAGCGCAAAGGTACTGCTGGATTTCCTGACGCCGATCATCAAGTCCTGGCCATCCGAATATGGTCCGCGGGCCAATAGCCTGGCGATTCAGGTGTTGGGTGGACATGGCTATACCAATGAGCATCCGGTCGAGATGTTCTACCGCGACAACCGCCTCAACTCGATCCATGAGGGCACCTATGGCGTGCAGTCGCTTGACCTGCTCGCACGCAAGGTGCCCGCCGACAATATGGCCGGATACACGAACTGTATCAGCAGGATGCGTGACGACATTGAGACGGCCACCCAGCACCCGGCATTGCAGGAGCCTGCGGCTGCGCTTCTGGTCGCCATTCAAGTGCTTGAGGAAACCACCGGTGCTGTTCTTGGCGGCATGCAGAAACTGCACATCGACTTGGCGCTGGCCAATTCGGTCAAGTACCTGGAGCTGTTTGGCAACGTGGTTGTGGCCTGGATGTGGCTCAAGCAAGGCATAGCCGCGAGCGCTGGCCTGGCCAGGGATCCGCATGAGGATGACCGAAACTTCTACCTGGGCAAGTTGCAAGCCCTCAAATACTTCTACGCCTACGAACTGCCAGAGATACAGGTCTGGAAACAGATTCTGTGCGACTTCGAAGATGCCTTCTACATGGCCCGAGAAGAGTGGTTTTGA